A genomic stretch from Aedes albopictus strain Foshan chromosome 2, AalbF5, whole genome shotgun sequence includes:
- the LOC109427854 gene encoding dnaJ homolog subfamily C member 7 isoform X2 yields the protein MEIESISLAEEKKNSGNDLYKIKRYDAALQLYTEAINLCPETPAYYGNRAATYMMLGDYKAALRDAKQSVQIDTFFEKGYMRIAKCSLLMGDLIGTEQAIRKFLELDPSSQALKQEVHSLKQLRDLNEKAAFCYDKRDYRTCLYHCDNAIKIAPASIHYKLLKAECLALLERFDEAGDIAISIMQSNSTNADAIYVRGLTLYYSDNLDKGLLHFERALQFDPDHKKAKVMRIKAKQLKERKEKGNELFKSGKFKDAQLVYTEALALDPLNKDINSKLYYNRALVNSKLGNIREAITDCTCALDINEKYMKALLQRARLHYNLENFEECVKDYEKALKFEKTMEIKNLLKDAKLQLKKSKRKDYYKILGIGKQASDEEIKKAYRKRALVHHPDRHANSTDEEKKEQERKFKEVGEAYTVLSDPVKKSRYDNGYDIEDLDQSDVDPQQMFRQFFQFPGGDPNFGGGFGGGGSNFSFRFG from the exons CCTGGCCGAGGAGAAAAAGAACTCTGGCAACGACCTGTACAAGATCAAACGGTATGATGCGGCGCTGCAGCTGTACACGGAGGCGATCAACCTCTGTCCGGAGACTCCGGCCTACTACGGTAACCGGGCCGCCACCTACATGATGCTCGGCGACTACAAGGCCGCCCTCAGGGATGCCAAGCAGTCGGTCCAGATCGACACCTTCTTCGAGAAGGGCTACATGCGGATCGCCAAGTGCTCCCTGCTGATGG GTGATCTGATTGGCACTGAACAGGCGATCAGGAAATTTCTGGAACTAGACCCATCCAGCCAAGCACTGAAGCAAGAGGTGCACAGTTTGAAACAGTTGCGTGATCTCAACGAGAAAGCTGCCTTCTGCTATGACAAACGGGACTACCGAACGTGCTTGTATCACTGTGATAATGCCATCAAGATCGCCCCTGCCAGCATACACTACAAACTGCTGAAGGCGGAATGCTTGGCACTGCTGGAGCGCTTCGACGAGGCGGGTGACATTGCCATCAGCATAATGCAGTCCAACTCGACTAATGCCGACGCGATCTACGTGCGTGGTCTGACGCTTTATTACAGTGATAATTTGGATAAAGGACTGCTGCACTTTGAGCGCGCCTTACAGTTCGATCCGGATCACAAGAAAGCGAAGGTTATGCGGATCAAGGCAAAACAACTGAAAGAACGCAAAGAAAAGGGAAATGAGCTCTTCAAGAGTGGAAAGTTCAAAGATGCGCAACTCGTCTACACGGAAGCGTTGGCACTTGATCCGCTGAACAAGGACATCAACAGTAAATTGTACTATAACCGCGCGCTGGTCAATTCCAAACTGGGAAACATCCGGGAAGCCATCACCGACTGTACCTGCGCACTGGATATCAATGAAAAGTACATGAAAGCACTGCTGCAGAGGGCAAGACTGCATTACAATTTGGAGAACTTTGAAGAATGCGTTAAGGATTACGAAAAAGCACTCAAATTCGAGAAAACGATGGAAATCAAAAACCTGCTGAAAGACGCAAAACTACAGTTGAAGAAATCCAAACGCAAGGACTACTACAAGATTTTAGGAATCGGCAAGCAGGCTTCCGACGAAGAGATCAAGAAAGCATACCGCAAACGAGCTCTCGTTCACCATCCCGATCGTCATGCAAACTCGACCGACGAGGAGAAAAAGGAACAGGAACGAAAGTTCAAGGAAGTTGGCGAAGCGTACACGGTCCTCTCTGATCCGGTGAAAAAATCCCGGTATGACAACGGTTACGACATTGAAGATCTTGATCAGTCAG ATGTTGACCCTCAACAAATGTTCCGACAGTTCTTCCAGTTCCCCGGTGGTGATCCAAACTTCGGCGGTGGCTTCGGTGGCGGCGGCAGCAATTTCTCGTTCCGATTCGGTTAA